A region of the Lycium barbarum isolate Lr01 chromosome 1, ASM1917538v2, whole genome shotgun sequence genome:
GACAAGCAAATTGATGATTGTCTCTGGAAGATCTATCCTGAAAACCATGGCGAATTTCGTTGTGAGGACATTGAAGAAACTCGCATGTAAAGATCTTTTGATCCATCATCACAGTCGGTTCATTGGATTGATTCCTCTTCAGACAGAAATCTAAGTTGGTGATTAGTTCATCTTGGTTTTGATGAGATTGTTGCTGCAGAGGCATCGTCTCCTTGAATCTCTCAACATTGATATTCAACAAATTGAGGTGGTTTGGTTTTTGCTCTTGAATATCAAAGTTAGGCTCATCTTGAGCACCTTCAACATCATACTCACTGCTGTCATTCAACATGAAATTTCCACTACCACCAGCTGAGGACAATGGTGGACAGCGATCAGGATAAAGTTCCCGAGCCAAAGCTTCCTCCTGACTAATAATAGCAAGCCAAGTTGCACTTTCTTTGGCTGTCATCTTATCCTGCAAGCACTTTGACTGCCGTACCAGCTTGCGGATTTTAGCAATATCGGGGAACATGTGCTTGATCACCGCCGTGAGGACACCAACCTTCCACGCCTTCTTTAGATCATGAGGCTTCTTATAAGGTGGAGAACATTGGTCCTTTTGTAAACCCAATTGAGGCCACCAATCCTCCTGTCCAGTGGGCCACCATGGTGGCGGAACGCCTTTCTCCAATGGAAATCTTCTTTGAGGAGGATCACAGTGCTGCATCAAAGCTGACAATAACGAACCAAGTGTGGTATCTTGAAGCTCCTGCAAGGTGTGAGGGGTAGGACCCACCGGATTAGATCCCTCGTTCATGCCTGGGATGGCATGATCAGCTTGATATTTGGCTATGGCTGCAGGGCCATTTCGATCAAACCTCACTTTATCCTTCCACCACTCCCTAAGATTATCAGATGCCCCACTAACCGGCTTTCCTTTTTCCGGGATGATACCATAAACAAAACCCTGAGCTTTACACACTTCCATCATTTTCAACATGTACTTCAAGATTCCATCCTGTGCCCTTGACATCTTCTTCCTCCTCGCTTGCTCCTGCGACTGACGTTGTTTTGCTGGATCAACACCTTCCTTACTTTTAGTCATTTCTTTGAGCCTTTTCAACTTCATTTTATCCCTCCACATTCTCCTCTCCAGTTCATCCACATCAATCTCCTCATCGCTATAATCATCATCCACCACCGGATCCGGCTCAGTCTGTGGAGCAGCAGCCGGTTCCACTTCCTTTAGCGGAGCAGGAAAGAAATCAAGATCGCCACAGAACCCCATTTCCTCAAACATCATCATCTTGACAGGACAAGCAATCACTCAAAAAAGGTGAAGCTACTTGCAGCTAATACCAAAAATCCAATATTCAAAGAAGAATATATTGAAGATGATCAAATCACATGAGCCTGCAAATACATTTACAAGGAAAATAAGAAAATCCACCTAAACATTTCAAGAACTGAAATCAAACAAATAGTAATAAACAAGTGAATATCACAATAAACAGATAAAGTTCAATCAAATCCATGAGAGGTCACTAATCATCATTAAAAAAAGCATAAATTTGTGCACATAAGCATCCCCCATTTTCTTGGAACAACAGCAGAAAAAATGGTACAAGCTGTCTCCCACGAAAATCCAAGAATTTAACATGCTTTGTTAGATCTTAAATATCAAATATTCATGTAAATTGTAATCCCTAAACACAAACCTGAAAGAAAATCCGGTAACTTACCTAAGTATCTAGTGATGACAAAATTCAGACTAAAAAACACAGAAAAATCCAATCTTGAAGCAAAAGCTCAAATATTTACATCAGGGCCACATATCATAATAGAGCAAATACATCAATAACCCAAAGATCAATCTATCTGGAGACGTAGAAAAACTGATGAAAACTAACACAAAATCCCAGTACAGATCTCAACTTGACAACAGAAAAAGCAATTTTTTTCAAGAAATAGTTTCAAGAATACCTTAaaaagatcattttttttttcttccaaaactCTCTTCAACTGGAACTCTGGTTATAGAATAATTGACCCTTTGGACTGACTGTAGATGGATGAAAGAAGAAAGAAGGTGGGGCAAGTTATAGGTGCTAACAATAATACAATTATAATAATGGAGTTTGTATAGTAGTGAGGAGTACTATTTTTTTATGGTGGAAAATGTATTGGGAGATTAAAAGTGTCGGCTCTTTGGTTAAAAAAACCAAACCAGTAAACTTTTTCTTTGGTTTCTTTTGctgtttatttaatttaattaactaATTTGTTGTTGTTTAAAGTTTCATCTTCTTGGATGGATAGGCAGATGGATCGTGATTTGTTTCCCTATGTTTTTTGGACTATTATAAAAACCACAACGTTTTGTATTTTATTGATTTGTAGTTTTgcgttattattttttaataaaaaactaCTCGCATATTTATATTAAAACGTAGTAATTCATTATGGTGTAGTCATAGATTAAAGTGacaatatgtataaataattataaTTTAATAATAAAAGTGAATGTAAAGATATGCGTTATATATTTACACTATTAATTGTAGTGTAAACTCAGCGTGTGAATAAGCTATTTTTATGTAACTTAAGTATGCTTAGTAGTAAAAGCAAATGTGAAGATATGTTTCATGTATTTATTGAATTGATATAAATATTGAGTGACTTTTTACTCGATCCTTTATTATGTATCATTTTTATTAAATAAATCATCTCGTTATTGTTAATTCTAACAAAACTACAATTAAAGCCACTGATATCTATTAATTGTACTGTAAACGCAATATGTGAATAAGTTGTTATTTCATTTTCTACGTTTACCGCGTGGAGGAACAAATGATATTGTTTGGATGACTGAACATAATCGTATgttctaaataaataaatagcaTGCGTTAAAAACTATGAAATATAAGCAATTTCAACCATACAAAAAAGTTTCAAAATAAGGTAATATGATCAAGAAAGAATTATAAAATAATATACTTTGTGATCAATGTTTCTCCTAGCGTTAAATACCTTGTTTTCATGTATATCAAATGTGATTTGGATCTTCATGTTGGGTGGGAGACTAGGGTGAGGGGAGGTGATTTGGAgctttaagtaggcgtttggacatgcgatttcatctcatgaaatGAGATGAAATCAACATTTGGACATACGATTTCATctttgatttcatctcatgaaatcccaaatcatccaaaaaggcacgatttgggatttgaaatcatgatttcaaaaaatataaatgtaaaatttgactcatacatttatactttgtaaaaaaagacccataagttgatagatatatttaccaatcatgtttaccaaccatttgaattaaatattaatctgcaagttggtaaaatatatttaccaatcatgtttatcatgtgagaggattatattaaagagtagttacattgctattcatgttaaatttttctttttattgaactaaagtttgaccaattgatgttgtactttttagaaaggccttctagtagcttattaattttattatgaattatgatttattcatttgataagattgtataagaattgggaaaattttgatggttttcacaacttgtggggttttttatgtttataaaaaaaaattacaacttaagaaatccaaattacatgtccaaacgtgatttcatctcatgagatgaaaatCGTGTCCAAATGGCTCCTAAGTGTATGTGTGCCTTAAGGTGGGGGAATGAATGGAAAATGACAATTAATCCATTATCCAATTAACAACCCACCCCTCAACACACACACCCTTTTTTGATGTATGAAGGGATATTACAAGTGTGTGGAGAGGGGGAGATAGTTTAAAATGTACTTTGTATTATAATTTTTTCACTTTATAATAATTAGATGACATGTATTTTCACATGATCATGATAGGAACATTTGTCTATTTAATGGATCTTACGCACGTGAACTTGAACTAATCGAACCCCAAATCGAGTATTGAACATCAGATaggaaacaaataaaaaaatatttccaATTTATTTTATGATTTAAATGATTAAATTATTTGATTTAGTGTAAATGTTTATATAAGAACT
Encoded here:
- the LOC132603623 gene encoding protein ETHYLENE INSENSITIVE 3-like: MMMFEEMGFCGDLDFFPAPLKEVEPAAAPQTEPDPVVDDDYSDEEIDVDELERRMWRDKMKLKRLKEMTKSKEGVDPAKQRQSQEQARRKKMSRAQDGILKYMLKMMEVCKAQGFVYGIIPEKGKPVSGASDNLREWWKDKVRFDRNGPAAIAKYQADHAIPGMNEGSNPVGPTPHTLQELQDTTLGSLLSALMQHCDPPQRRFPLEKGVPPPWWPTGQEDWWPQLGLQKDQCSPPYKKPHDLKKAWKVGVLTAVIKHMFPDIAKIRKLVRQSKCLQDKMTAKESATWLAIISQEEALARELYPDRCPPLSSAGGSGNFMLNDSSEYDVEGAQDEPNFDIQEQKPNHLNLLNINVERFKETMPLQQQSHQNQDELITNLDFCLKRNQSNEPTVMMDQKIFTCEFLQCPHNEIRHGFQDRSSRDNHQFACPFRNSSRFGVSNFQINEVKPAIFPQQYIQPKPVNQGPPSFDLSGIGVPEDGQRMINDLMSFYDSNVQGSKSQNTRTFSLTKEQQPHQPPRIHQDNNVLSQGIMDRNIFKDTNISTTQSMLPQGNLFDQSKALNSPFNAGSNDNFHFMFGSPFNLQSTNYNGNLPGVGYDTTPKQDVPIWY